Proteins encoded within one genomic window of Strix uralensis isolate ZFMK-TIS-50842 chromosome 32, bStrUra1, whole genome shotgun sequence:
- the RPRD2 gene encoding regulation of nuclear pre-mRNA domain-containing protein 2 isoform X1 yields the protein MAAGGGGGGRASSSSSSAAASSSSAGALEASLDRKLQAVTNTMESIQGLSSWCLENKRHHSTIVYHWMKWLRRSAFPHRLNLFYLANDVIQNCKRKNAIVFRDTFAEVLPEAASLVKDPSVSKSIERIFKIWEDRNVYPEETILALKEALSTTFKTQKQLKETLNKQPNKPWKKSQTSTNPKAALKSKIVAEFRPQSLIDELLLYKRSEDQIELKEKQLSTMRVDVCSTETLKCLKDKTGGKKFSKEFEEASSKLEEFVNGLDKQVKNGPSLTEALENAGIFYEAQYKEVKVVANAYKTFANRVSNLKKKLDQLKATLPDPEESPVPSPSMDAPSPTGSESPFQGMGEEDNSRSPVVGSRKTTSPEPVMDNRDVEDMELSDVEDDTSKIIVEERKEKQAAPASAPAKAESVPKAVPSTATAGATSVTVTPPAQTPATPPAPKAPSAAPVPPAPALALPNLANVDLAKISSILSSLTSVMKNTGVSPASRPSPGTPTSPTALTSGLKTPVMGTPSAPSNPLANILSKVEITPESILSALSKTQTQTAPALQGLSSLLQSVAGNTVQSSEAASQSTSASPANTTVPCVKGRNIPSNTQSFISKSFGYSPNSSTAEVSSTSVNKAPVGHTPGLSSSSFKPPTNSLGFSSSHPTSPSSLLPTETSLGQSSEISKAKLESEPPSPSLEMKIHNFLKGNPGFSGLNLNIPILSSLGSSIATESHASDFQRGPTSTSMDNVDGTPVRDERSGTPTQDEMMDKPTSSNVDTISLLSKIMSPGSSTPSSTRSPLQSRDDGYSQELSNSVHTYRPFGLGRESPAGLYKQSADSMEIPSSLMDSSQEKFYPDTSFQEDEDYRDFDYSGPPPSAMLNLEKKPAKSILKSSKLSEAAEYQPVLSSYGQRSQEFGVKSSFPQSMRSILDQSESCDPLASSPGMYGSYGLRGNDSTSDGSPSPSKNDVFFTPDSNHNNLPKSVVHSGLTQKQYPDSPHSIPHRSLFSSQNALSSPAGRAPAASVEKSLGSSISATSTIEFKNMLKNASRKPSEEKHFGPISKSSSGEGVSLSGAPKGEPQPQEEHYRIETRVSSSCLDLPDSTEEKGAPIETLGYHNASSRGMSGEPIQTVESIRVLGKGNRGHGREASRAAAGWFEMSGGGSAFDNGPSGTSELPGMGGFPAPYKEHVPPFQESVNNFRTNNFSPAFEHHMPPPPPLAPPPIEHGTPFQRDPVGPPAGPPPAAAPPKDHGSLFPRDHSVPPRMPSVDHANPFSKETSAPLSLPHGVPPPPSVEHAGVPFPTPPPPPVPGEHANVPFPAQPPPAGEHGGVPFPAPPPMAVEHGAGAFPKEHGTIHQGTMKEHFAVHPAPREPLAQPQQRDHAAAPLPRSREAVGLTPLSREQLGAARGLGPPAHRDGGSRGGVLVRTPRADFRPREPFVSRDPFHSLKRPRPPFGRGSPFFTPKRPFFPPRY from the exons atggcggcgggcggcggaggcggcggccgggcctcctcctcctcctcctcggccgccgcctcctcctcctcggccggCGCGCTGGAGGCCTCGCTCGATAGGAAGCTGCAGGCGGTGACCAACACGATGGAGTCCATCCAGGGCCTCTCCTCCTGGTGCCTGGAGAACAAGCGGCACCACAGCACCATCGTCTACCACTGGATGAAGTGGCTGCGCCGCT CTGCCTTTCCTCATCGACTGAACCTTTTTTACTTGGCCAATGACGTCATACAGaactgcaagagaaaaaatgCAATTGTCTTTCGTGATACGTTTGCAGAAGTGCTTCCTGAAGCCGCTTCGTTAGTGAA ggaTCCATCCGTTTCCAAATCTATCGAAAGAATCTTCAAAATCTGGGAGGACAGAAACGTGTACCCTGAGGAAACCATTTTGGCACTAAAAGAAGCTCTGA GTACCACTTTCAAAACTcagaagcagctgaaagaaaCTCTGAACAAACAACCGAATAAGCCGTGGAAGAAATCGCAAA CATCCACGAACCCGAAAGCTGCTTTGAAGTCCAAGATTGTTGCTGAATTCAGA ccacagTCTCTCATTGATGAATTGCTATTATACAAGCGCTCGGAAGACCAGATagagctgaaagagaagcagcttTCCACGATGCGAGTGGATGTGTGCAGCACCGAAACACTTAAATGCTTAAAAG acaaaacaggaggaaagaagtTCTCCAAGGAGTTTGAAGAAGCAAGCTCAAAGCTGGAAGAGTTTGTGAACGGCTTAGACAAACAAGTGAAAAATGGCCCTTCTCTCACTGAAGCCCTGGAGAACGCCGGGATATTTTATGAAGCGCAGTACAAGGAAGTCAAGGTGGTAGCAAAC GCTTATAAAACGTTTGCTAATCGAGTGAGCAATCTAAAGAAGAAGCTAGACCAGTTGAAAGCCACGCTTCCTGACCCAGAGGAGTCTCCTGTCCCTTCTCCCAGTATGGACGCCCCATCCCCGACGGGCTCCGAGTCGCCTTtccaggggatgggggaggaggATAACTCCCGGTCTCCGGTGGTCGGAAGCCGCAAGACGACGTCTCCGGAGCCTGTGATGGATAATCGGGATGTGGAAGACATGGAGCTCTCAGACGTGGAGGATGATACCTCTAAAATTATTG tggaagagaggaaggagaagcaggctGCCCCAGCTTCGGCCCCCGCGAAGGCTGAAAGCGTCCCCAAAGCGGTTCCCTCGACCGCCACAGCGGGCGCAACGTCGGTGACGGTGACGCCGCCCGCCCAGACCCCTGCGACTCCTCCGGCTCCGAAGGCGCCGAGCGCAGCCCCCGTCCCTCCGGCGCCAGCGCTTGCCTTGCCCAACCTGGCCAACGTGGACCTGGCAAAGATCAGCTCCATTCTTAGCAGTTTAacttctgtaatgaaaaatacaG GTGTCAGCCCCGCCTCGAGACCTTCTCCGGGAACCCCGACGAGCCCAACAGCTCTTACTAGTGGCCTGAAGACTCCTGTCATGGGGACTCCATCTGCTCCTTCAAATCCATTAGCAAATATTCTCTCCAAAGTTGAAATAACTCCTGAAAGTATTTTGTCTGCTCTCTCCAAAACCCAGACTCAGACTGCACCAGCGTTGCAAG GTTTGTCATCCTTACTTCAGAGTGTTGCTGGAAATACCGTTCAGTCGAGCGAAGCCGCGTCACAGAGCACTTCAGCGTCGCCAGCCAACACGACTGTTCCTTGCGTGAAGGGGAGGAATATCCCTTCCAATACTCAGTCCTTTATATCCAAAAGCTTTGGTTATTCTCCAAACTCCTCTACTGCTGAGGTTTCCTCGACTTCAGTTAATAAGGCTCCCGTTGGACATACCCCAGGGCTGTCAAGCTCCAGTTTTAAGCCGCCAACCAATTCCTTGGGATTTTCCAGTTCCCACCCTACCAGTCCTTCCTCCCTTCTGCCAACAGAAACCTCACTGGGTCAATCCTCCGAAATTTCAAAAGCGAAGCTGGAATCGGAACCCCCTTCTCCGAGCCTGGAGATGAAGATACACAATTTCTTGAAGGGAAATCCCGGCTTCAGCGGTCTGAACTTGAATATTCCAATTCTCAGCAGCTTAGGGTCCAGCATCGCCACGGAAAGTCACGCGTCCGACTTCCAGCGTGGTCCTACCAGCACTTCCATGGACAATGTGGACGGAACACCGGTGCGCGACGAGCGAAGCGGGACCCCCACCCAGGACGAGATGATGGACAAGCCGACGTCGAGCAACGTCGACACTATCTCCCTGCTGTCCAAAATCATGAGCCCCGGTTCTTCGACTCCCAGCAGCACGAGGTCGCCTCTTCAGAGCCGGGACGACGGATATTCCCAAGAGCTCTCCAATTCTGTGCACACCTACCGGCCCTTCGGCCTCGGCAGAGAGTCTCCGGCCGGCCTGTACAAGCAGTCTGCAGACAGCATGGAGATCCCCTCCTCTTTAATGGACTCCTCCCAGGAGAAGTTTTACCCAGACACGTCTTTTCAGGAAGACGAAGATTATCGCGACTTCGATTACTCCGGGCCGCCGCCGTCGGCCATGCTAAACCTGGAGAAGAAGCCCGCCAAGTCTATCTTGAAATCGAGTAAGCTCTCAGAAGCTGCAGAGTACCAGCCGGTCCTGTCCAGCTACGGTCAAAGATCGCAGGAATTCGGCGTCAAGTCGTCCTTTCCTCAGTCCATGAGGTCTATCCTTGATCAGAGCGAGAGCTGCGACCCGCTGGCGTCGTCTCCGGGGATGTACGGGAGCTACGGCCTCAGAGGAAACGACTCCACCTCGGACGGCTCCCCTTCGCCCAGCAAAAACGACGTGTTTTTCACGCCGGACTCCAATCACAACAACTTACCGAAGTCGGTGGTGCACTCTGGCCTCACGCAGAAGCAATACCCGGACTCGCCCCACTCGATTCCCCACCGCTCGCTTTTCTCTTCTCAAAACGCCCTCTCCAGCCCCGCGGGCCGAGCTCCCGCGGCCAGCGTGGAGAAATCCTTGGGTTCTTCCATTTCCGCCACCTCGACCATCGAGTTCAAGAACATGCTCAAAAACGCCTCCCGCAAGCCCTCTGAGGAGAAGCATTTTGGCCCGATTTCCAAAAGCAGCTCCGGCGAGGGGGTGAGTTTATCCGGCGCTCCCAAGGGAGAGCCGCAGCCGCAGGAGGAGCACTACCGCATCGAGACCAGGGTCTCCTCGTCCTGCTTGGACTTGCCCGACAGCACCGAGGAGAAAGGGGCCCCCATCGAAACGTTGGGTTACCACAACGCCTCGAGCAGGGGGATGTCGGGAGAACCCATCCAGACCGTGGAATCCATCCGGGTTCTGGGAAAAGGGAACAGAGGACACGGGCGAGAGGCGAGCCGAGCGGCGGCGGGCTGGTTCGAGATGAGCGGCGGCGGAAGCGCCTTCGACAACGGGCCCTCGGGCACCTCGGAGCTGCCGGGCATGGGCGGCTTCCCGGCGCCCTACAAGGAGCACGTTCCCCCCTTCCAGGAGAGCGTCAACAACTTCCGAACAAATAACTTCAGCCCCGCTTTCGAGCACCAcatgccgccgccgccgcccctcgccccgcctcCCATCGAGCACGGGACTCCCTTCCAACGGGACCCGGTGGgtccccccgccgggcccccgcccgccgccgccccccccaaGGACCACGGCAGCCTGTTCCCGAGGGATCACTCGGTCCCTCCCCGCATGCCGTCGGTGGATCACGCCAACCCTTTCTCGAAGGAAACCTCCGCTCCGCTCTCCCTGCCCCACGGCGTCCCCCCGCCTCCTTCCGTGGAGCACGCCGGGGTCCCCTTCCCcacgcccccgccgccccccgtcCCCGGGGAACACGCCAACGTCCCCTTCCCCGCccagccgccgccggccggggaACACGGCGGCGTCCCCTTCCCCGCGCCGCCCCCCATGGCGGTGGAGCACGGCGCCGGCGCCTTCCCCAAGGAGCACGGTACGATCCACCAAGGGACGATGAAAGAGCATTTCGCCGTGCACCCCGCGCCCCGCGAGCCGCTGGCCCAGCCCCAACAGCGGGACCACGccgcagcccccctgccccgctcccgcgAGGCCGTGGGGCTGACCCCCCTctccagggagcagctgggggcGGCCCGCGGCCTGGGCCCCCCCGCTCACAGGGACGGTGGCAGCCGCGGCGGGGTGCTGGTCAGGACCCCCCGCGCTGACTTCAGACCGCGAGAGCCCTTCGTAAGCAGAGACCCCTTCCATAGCCTGAAAAGGCCCCGGCCGCCCTTCGGGAGGGGGTCCCCCTTCTTCACCCCAAAACGCCCCTTCTTCCCCCCCAGGTACTGA
- the RPRD2 gene encoding regulation of nuclear pre-mRNA domain-containing protein 2 isoform X2, whose translation MAAGGGGGGRASSSSSSAAASSSSAGALEASLDRKLQAVTNTMESIQGLSSWCLENKRHHSTIVYHWMKWLRRSAFPHRLNLFYLANDVIQNCKRKNAIVFRDTFAEVLPEAASLVKDPSVSKSIERIFKIWEDRNVYPEETILALKEALTSTNPKAALKSKIVAEFRPQSLIDELLLYKRSEDQIELKEKQLSTMRVDVCSTETLKCLKDKTGGKKFSKEFEEASSKLEEFVNGLDKQVKNGPSLTEALENAGIFYEAQYKEVKVVANAYKTFANRVSNLKKKLDQLKATLPDPEESPVPSPSMDAPSPTGSESPFQGMGEEDNSRSPVVGSRKTTSPEPVMDNRDVEDMELSDVEDDTSKIIVEERKEKQAAPASAPAKAESVPKAVPSTATAGATSVTVTPPAQTPATPPAPKAPSAAPVPPAPALALPNLANVDLAKISSILSSLTSVMKNTGVSPASRPSPGTPTSPTALTSGLKTPVMGTPSAPSNPLANILSKVEITPESILSALSKTQTQTAPALQGLSSLLQSVAGNTVQSSEAASQSTSASPANTTVPCVKGRNIPSNTQSFISKSFGYSPNSSTAEVSSTSVNKAPVGHTPGLSSSSFKPPTNSLGFSSSHPTSPSSLLPTETSLGQSSEISKAKLESEPPSPSLEMKIHNFLKGNPGFSGLNLNIPILSSLGSSIATESHASDFQRGPTSTSMDNVDGTPVRDERSGTPTQDEMMDKPTSSNVDTISLLSKIMSPGSSTPSSTRSPLQSRDDGYSQELSNSVHTYRPFGLGRESPAGLYKQSADSMEIPSSLMDSSQEKFYPDTSFQEDEDYRDFDYSGPPPSAMLNLEKKPAKSILKSSKLSEAAEYQPVLSSYGQRSQEFGVKSSFPQSMRSILDQSESCDPLASSPGMYGSYGLRGNDSTSDGSPSPSKNDVFFTPDSNHNNLPKSVVHSGLTQKQYPDSPHSIPHRSLFSSQNALSSPAGRAPAASVEKSLGSSISATSTIEFKNMLKNASRKPSEEKHFGPISKSSSGEGVSLSGAPKGEPQPQEEHYRIETRVSSSCLDLPDSTEEKGAPIETLGYHNASSRGMSGEPIQTVESIRVLGKGNRGHGREASRAAAGWFEMSGGGSAFDNGPSGTSELPGMGGFPAPYKEHVPPFQESVNNFRTNNFSPAFEHHMPPPPPLAPPPIEHGTPFQRDPVGPPAGPPPAAAPPKDHGSLFPRDHSVPPRMPSVDHANPFSKETSAPLSLPHGVPPPPSVEHAGVPFPTPPPPPVPGEHANVPFPAQPPPAGEHGGVPFPAPPPMAVEHGAGAFPKEHGTIHQGTMKEHFAVHPAPREPLAQPQQRDHAAAPLPRSREAVGLTPLSREQLGAARGLGPPAHRDGGSRGGVLVRTPRADFRPREPFVSRDPFHSLKRPRPPFGRGSPFFTPKRPFFPPRY comes from the exons atggcggcgggcggcggaggcggcggccgggcctcctcctcctcctcctcggccgccgcctcctcctcctcggccggCGCGCTGGAGGCCTCGCTCGATAGGAAGCTGCAGGCGGTGACCAACACGATGGAGTCCATCCAGGGCCTCTCCTCCTGGTGCCTGGAGAACAAGCGGCACCACAGCACCATCGTCTACCACTGGATGAAGTGGCTGCGCCGCT CTGCCTTTCCTCATCGACTGAACCTTTTTTACTTGGCCAATGACGTCATACAGaactgcaagagaaaaaatgCAATTGTCTTTCGTGATACGTTTGCAGAAGTGCTTCCTGAAGCCGCTTCGTTAGTGAA ggaTCCATCCGTTTCCAAATCTATCGAAAGAATCTTCAAAATCTGGGAGGACAGAAACGTGTACCCTGAGGAAACCATTTTGGCACTAAAAGAAGCTCTGA CATCCACGAACCCGAAAGCTGCTTTGAAGTCCAAGATTGTTGCTGAATTCAGA ccacagTCTCTCATTGATGAATTGCTATTATACAAGCGCTCGGAAGACCAGATagagctgaaagagaagcagcttTCCACGATGCGAGTGGATGTGTGCAGCACCGAAACACTTAAATGCTTAAAAG acaaaacaggaggaaagaagtTCTCCAAGGAGTTTGAAGAAGCAAGCTCAAAGCTGGAAGAGTTTGTGAACGGCTTAGACAAACAAGTGAAAAATGGCCCTTCTCTCACTGAAGCCCTGGAGAACGCCGGGATATTTTATGAAGCGCAGTACAAGGAAGTCAAGGTGGTAGCAAAC GCTTATAAAACGTTTGCTAATCGAGTGAGCAATCTAAAGAAGAAGCTAGACCAGTTGAAAGCCACGCTTCCTGACCCAGAGGAGTCTCCTGTCCCTTCTCCCAGTATGGACGCCCCATCCCCGACGGGCTCCGAGTCGCCTTtccaggggatgggggaggaggATAACTCCCGGTCTCCGGTGGTCGGAAGCCGCAAGACGACGTCTCCGGAGCCTGTGATGGATAATCGGGATGTGGAAGACATGGAGCTCTCAGACGTGGAGGATGATACCTCTAAAATTATTG tggaagagaggaaggagaagcaggctGCCCCAGCTTCGGCCCCCGCGAAGGCTGAAAGCGTCCCCAAAGCGGTTCCCTCGACCGCCACAGCGGGCGCAACGTCGGTGACGGTGACGCCGCCCGCCCAGACCCCTGCGACTCCTCCGGCTCCGAAGGCGCCGAGCGCAGCCCCCGTCCCTCCGGCGCCAGCGCTTGCCTTGCCCAACCTGGCCAACGTGGACCTGGCAAAGATCAGCTCCATTCTTAGCAGTTTAacttctgtaatgaaaaatacaG GTGTCAGCCCCGCCTCGAGACCTTCTCCGGGAACCCCGACGAGCCCAACAGCTCTTACTAGTGGCCTGAAGACTCCTGTCATGGGGACTCCATCTGCTCCTTCAAATCCATTAGCAAATATTCTCTCCAAAGTTGAAATAACTCCTGAAAGTATTTTGTCTGCTCTCTCCAAAACCCAGACTCAGACTGCACCAGCGTTGCAAG GTTTGTCATCCTTACTTCAGAGTGTTGCTGGAAATACCGTTCAGTCGAGCGAAGCCGCGTCACAGAGCACTTCAGCGTCGCCAGCCAACACGACTGTTCCTTGCGTGAAGGGGAGGAATATCCCTTCCAATACTCAGTCCTTTATATCCAAAAGCTTTGGTTATTCTCCAAACTCCTCTACTGCTGAGGTTTCCTCGACTTCAGTTAATAAGGCTCCCGTTGGACATACCCCAGGGCTGTCAAGCTCCAGTTTTAAGCCGCCAACCAATTCCTTGGGATTTTCCAGTTCCCACCCTACCAGTCCTTCCTCCCTTCTGCCAACAGAAACCTCACTGGGTCAATCCTCCGAAATTTCAAAAGCGAAGCTGGAATCGGAACCCCCTTCTCCGAGCCTGGAGATGAAGATACACAATTTCTTGAAGGGAAATCCCGGCTTCAGCGGTCTGAACTTGAATATTCCAATTCTCAGCAGCTTAGGGTCCAGCATCGCCACGGAAAGTCACGCGTCCGACTTCCAGCGTGGTCCTACCAGCACTTCCATGGACAATGTGGACGGAACACCGGTGCGCGACGAGCGAAGCGGGACCCCCACCCAGGACGAGATGATGGACAAGCCGACGTCGAGCAACGTCGACACTATCTCCCTGCTGTCCAAAATCATGAGCCCCGGTTCTTCGACTCCCAGCAGCACGAGGTCGCCTCTTCAGAGCCGGGACGACGGATATTCCCAAGAGCTCTCCAATTCTGTGCACACCTACCGGCCCTTCGGCCTCGGCAGAGAGTCTCCGGCCGGCCTGTACAAGCAGTCTGCAGACAGCATGGAGATCCCCTCCTCTTTAATGGACTCCTCCCAGGAGAAGTTTTACCCAGACACGTCTTTTCAGGAAGACGAAGATTATCGCGACTTCGATTACTCCGGGCCGCCGCCGTCGGCCATGCTAAACCTGGAGAAGAAGCCCGCCAAGTCTATCTTGAAATCGAGTAAGCTCTCAGAAGCTGCAGAGTACCAGCCGGTCCTGTCCAGCTACGGTCAAAGATCGCAGGAATTCGGCGTCAAGTCGTCCTTTCCTCAGTCCATGAGGTCTATCCTTGATCAGAGCGAGAGCTGCGACCCGCTGGCGTCGTCTCCGGGGATGTACGGGAGCTACGGCCTCAGAGGAAACGACTCCACCTCGGACGGCTCCCCTTCGCCCAGCAAAAACGACGTGTTTTTCACGCCGGACTCCAATCACAACAACTTACCGAAGTCGGTGGTGCACTCTGGCCTCACGCAGAAGCAATACCCGGACTCGCCCCACTCGATTCCCCACCGCTCGCTTTTCTCTTCTCAAAACGCCCTCTCCAGCCCCGCGGGCCGAGCTCCCGCGGCCAGCGTGGAGAAATCCTTGGGTTCTTCCATTTCCGCCACCTCGACCATCGAGTTCAAGAACATGCTCAAAAACGCCTCCCGCAAGCCCTCTGAGGAGAAGCATTTTGGCCCGATTTCCAAAAGCAGCTCCGGCGAGGGGGTGAGTTTATCCGGCGCTCCCAAGGGAGAGCCGCAGCCGCAGGAGGAGCACTACCGCATCGAGACCAGGGTCTCCTCGTCCTGCTTGGACTTGCCCGACAGCACCGAGGAGAAAGGGGCCCCCATCGAAACGTTGGGTTACCACAACGCCTCGAGCAGGGGGATGTCGGGAGAACCCATCCAGACCGTGGAATCCATCCGGGTTCTGGGAAAAGGGAACAGAGGACACGGGCGAGAGGCGAGCCGAGCGGCGGCGGGCTGGTTCGAGATGAGCGGCGGCGGAAGCGCCTTCGACAACGGGCCCTCGGGCACCTCGGAGCTGCCGGGCATGGGCGGCTTCCCGGCGCCCTACAAGGAGCACGTTCCCCCCTTCCAGGAGAGCGTCAACAACTTCCGAACAAATAACTTCAGCCCCGCTTTCGAGCACCAcatgccgccgccgccgcccctcgccccgcctcCCATCGAGCACGGGACTCCCTTCCAACGGGACCCGGTGGgtccccccgccgggcccccgcccgccgccgccccccccaaGGACCACGGCAGCCTGTTCCCGAGGGATCACTCGGTCCCTCCCCGCATGCCGTCGGTGGATCACGCCAACCCTTTCTCGAAGGAAACCTCCGCTCCGCTCTCCCTGCCCCACGGCGTCCCCCCGCCTCCTTCCGTGGAGCACGCCGGGGTCCCCTTCCCcacgcccccgccgccccccgtcCCCGGGGAACACGCCAACGTCCCCTTCCCCGCccagccgccgccggccggggaACACGGCGGCGTCCCCTTCCCCGCGCCGCCCCCCATGGCGGTGGAGCACGGCGCCGGCGCCTTCCCCAAGGAGCACGGTACGATCCACCAAGGGACGATGAAAGAGCATTTCGCCGTGCACCCCGCGCCCCGCGAGCCGCTGGCCCAGCCCCAACAGCGGGACCACGccgcagcccccctgccccgctcccgcgAGGCCGTGGGGCTGACCCCCCTctccagggagcagctgggggcGGCCCGCGGCCTGGGCCCCCCCGCTCACAGGGACGGTGGCAGCCGCGGCGGGGTGCTGGTCAGGACCCCCCGCGCTGACTTCAGACCGCGAGAGCCCTTCGTAAGCAGAGACCCCTTCCATAGCCTGAAAAGGCCCCGGCCGCCCTTCGGGAGGGGGTCCCCCTTCTTCACCCCAAAACGCCCCTTCTTCCCCCCCAGGTACTGA